Proteins from one Streptosporangium becharense genomic window:
- a CDS encoding helix-turn-helix domain-containing protein has product MPSQGTIGDRVRGLRLSRRMSQAQLAGPDLSDSYVSLIESGKRTPTPVVARLLAERLGCTTEFLLRGIEPRQRIDTELGLRHAELELLHGSPSAAAERFGEIVKAVGEENVMLAAHARLGRARALEAEGRIGPAVEAFERLRREAAAHPERLADLPLTVALSRCYQVAGDTRRARDLAAQAFSQVDRLVLTQGEIAVDLAAALLQTGAAQEPGSPNTAYIRTVLAVNGVPAVVDRTAEIHALWQASLTAAGDEDSALAVHLADEAIVTGRPARMACRLAFIAMEWASVAVSLGQESLDEAVDLATSASRVFAAFPEHAQEHARSLVALARVHLGVGDLDGAADRARAALAALSGQGSVIAATAQLVLTQVEFARGQEGVPEPLTAAGELLLSAAGSAPSSPDREVARVWRDLGDLYGRVGAGEEQAAAYRRALEAAGVRDAMVGVTVDSALVR; this is encoded by the coding sequence ATGCCGAGTCAGGGAACCATCGGTGACCGCGTCCGCGGACTGCGGTTGAGTAGGCGTATGTCTCAGGCCCAGTTGGCCGGGCCTGACCTCTCCGACAGTTATGTCTCGCTCATCGAGTCCGGCAAGCGCACGCCGACCCCCGTGGTCGCGCGTCTCCTTGCCGAGCGCCTGGGCTGTACCACCGAGTTCCTGCTGCGCGGGATCGAGCCTCGCCAGCGCATCGACACCGAGCTCGGTCTGCGCCACGCGGAGCTGGAGCTGCTCCACGGCAGCCCCTCGGCCGCCGCGGAGCGGTTCGGGGAGATCGTCAAGGCGGTCGGCGAGGAGAACGTCATGCTGGCCGCACATGCTCGGCTCGGCCGGGCCCGTGCGCTGGAGGCCGAGGGCAGGATCGGGCCGGCGGTGGAGGCGTTCGAGCGGCTCCGCCGCGAGGCGGCCGCCCACCCGGAGCGCCTGGCCGACCTGCCGCTGACAGTGGCCCTGAGCCGCTGCTATCAGGTGGCCGGAGACACCCGGCGCGCACGCGATCTGGCCGCCCAGGCATTCTCCCAGGTAGACCGGCTCGTCCTGACCCAGGGGGAGATCGCCGTCGACCTTGCCGCCGCTCTGCTGCAGACCGGCGCCGCCCAGGAGCCGGGTTCGCCGAACACGGCCTACATCCGCACCGTCCTGGCGGTCAACGGGGTCCCGGCCGTGGTCGACCGCACCGCAGAGATCCACGCGCTGTGGCAGGCCAGCCTCACCGCCGCCGGCGACGAGGACTCCGCGCTGGCCGTCCACCTCGCCGACGAGGCGATCGTCACCGGCCGTCCGGCCCGAATGGCGTGTCGGCTCGCCTTCATCGCGATGGAGTGGGCGTCCGTGGCCGTCTCACTGGGCCAGGAGTCACTCGACGAGGCCGTGGACCTGGCGACCTCCGCGAGCAGGGTCTTCGCCGCCTTCCCCGAGCACGCCCAGGAACATGCCAGGAGCCTCGTGGCACTCGCGCGTGTCCACCTCGGCGTCGGCGACCTGGACGGCGCGGCCGACCGGGCCCGGGCCGCGCTGGCCGCGTTGAGCGGACAGGGGTCCGTCATCGCGGCGACCGCCCAGCTGGTTCTCACCCAGGTGGAGTTCGCCCGCGGGCAGGAAGGCGTCCCGGAGCCGCTGACCGCCGCCGGGGAACTGCTGCTGAGCGCCGCGGGCAGTGCACCCTCCAGCCCTGATCGGGAGGTCGCACGGGTCTGGCGTGATCTCGGCGACCTTTACGGCAGGGTCGGCGCGGGCGAGGAACAGGCCGCCGCGTATCGTAGAGCACTCGAAGCTGCCGGAGTGCGCGATGCGATGGTGGGCGTGACGGTCGATTCCGCTCTCGTGCGTTAA
- a CDS encoding PH domain-containing protein: protein MRLVTHGDSAPSSVNRYLLPHEHQVIMVRRHPAVLLRPVAEVLGGLILAGLLSTWFGNQGGGGLLVVVWWAWLLLLIRFVWKVAEWSVDYFVVTSKRMLLTTGLITRKVDMMPLGKVTDMRFERSLLGRMLGFGEFVLESAGQDQALSRVNYIPYPETLYLEVCQMLFPGGDDD from the coding sequence ATGAGACTGGTGACCCACGGGGACTCCGCTCCCTCGTCGGTCAACCGCTACCTTCTCCCCCACGAACACCAGGTCATCATGGTGCGGCGTCACCCGGCCGTGCTTCTCCGTCCCGTCGCCGAAGTTCTCGGCGGCCTGATTCTCGCCGGACTTCTCAGCACGTGGTTCGGCAACCAGGGCGGGGGTGGCCTGCTCGTCGTCGTCTGGTGGGCATGGCTCCTGCTCCTGATCCGCTTCGTCTGGAAGGTCGCGGAGTGGTCGGTCGACTACTTCGTGGTGACTTCCAAGCGCATGCTGCTCACCACCGGGCTGATCACCCGCAAGGTCGACATGATGCCGCTCGGCAAGGTCACGGACATGCGCTTCGAGCGCTCGCTCCTGGGACGCATGCTTGGGTTCGGCGAGTTCGTCCTGGAGTCGGCAGGTCAGGACCAGGCCCTGTCGAGGGTCAACTACATCCCCTACCCGGAGACTCTCTATCTGGAAGTCTGTCAGATGCTCTTCCCCGGCGGGGACGACGATTAG
- the upp gene encoding uracil phosphoribosyltransferase, producing METLVVDHPLVAHKLTVLRDVNTDSPTFRRLADELVTLLAYEATRHVRVTELTVETPVAPARGVRLAQPYPLVVPILRAGLGMLDGMTRLLPTAEVGFLGMVRNESTLMAETYATRLPEDLSGRQVYVVDPMLATGGTLAAAIQFLFDRGADDVTALCLLAAPEGIAYMDKVFSGSDKPIRLVTAALDERLNEHGYIVPGLGDAGDRLYGVV from the coding sequence ATGGAGACCCTGGTCGTCGACCACCCGCTGGTGGCGCACAAGCTGACCGTCCTGCGGGATGTGAACACGGACTCGCCCACCTTCAGGCGACTCGCCGACGAGTTGGTGACCCTGCTCGCCTACGAGGCCACCCGGCATGTCCGCGTCACCGAGCTGACGGTGGAGACCCCCGTCGCCCCGGCCAGAGGCGTGCGGCTGGCCCAGCCGTACCCGCTGGTGGTCCCGATCCTGCGGGCCGGGCTGGGCATGCTGGACGGCATGACCCGGCTGCTGCCCACGGCCGAGGTCGGCTTCCTGGGGATGGTCCGCAACGAGTCGACCCTGATGGCCGAGACGTACGCCACCCGGCTGCCGGAGGACCTGTCGGGCCGTCAGGTCTATGTGGTCGACCCGATGCTGGCCACCGGCGGCACGCTGGCCGCGGCGATCCAGTTCCTCTTCGACCGGGGAGCCGACGACGTGACCGCGCTGTGCCTGCTCGCCGCACCTGAGGGCATCGCGTACATGGACAAGGTCTTCAGCGGCAGTGACAAGCCGATCCGGCTGGTGACCGCGGCCCTCGACGAGCGCCTGAACGAGCACGGTTACATCGTGCCCGGCCTGGGTGACGCGGGAGACCGCCTCTACGGCGTCGTCTGA
- a CDS encoding tRNA adenosine deaminase-associated protein, with product MSDEDSLDFAIVIYREDDRWEAEMLPVALTSDLEGLIHALRQQPSINGTIGLVAVGDEFFVALRVFGERVEVFLSDIAASWDFPLAQQALEYLDVPIPDEDELEAILQDEETALPAGNLSIFADLGLDEMELGILSGDIDLLPEDVLSSIAARLGFSEPFERAIDSVFG from the coding sequence ATGTCAGACGAAGACTCGCTGGACTTTGCCATCGTGATCTACCGCGAGGACGACCGCTGGGAAGCGGAGATGCTCCCCGTGGCACTCACATCCGATCTCGAGGGCCTCATCCACGCCCTCCGCCAGCAGCCGAGTATCAACGGCACGATTGGCCTGGTCGCGGTGGGGGATGAGTTCTTCGTGGCGCTACGCGTGTTCGGCGAGAGGGTCGAGGTGTTCCTCTCTGACATCGCCGCGTCCTGGGACTTCCCGCTCGCCCAGCAGGCGCTGGAATACCTGGACGTGCCGATTCCCGACGAGGACGAGCTCGAGGCGATCCTCCAGGACGAGGAGACGGCCCTCCCCGCGGGGAACCTGTCGATCTTCGCGGACCTGGGTCTCGACGAGATGGAGCTCGGCATCCTCTCCGGCGACATCGACCTCCTGCCCGAGGACGTGCTGTCCAGTATCGCGGCGCGGCTGGGGTTCTCCGAGCCGTTCGAGCGCGCCATCGACTCCGTGTTCGGCTGA
- a CDS encoding tRNA adenosine deaminase-associated protein, whose amino-acid sequence MPSRPSGNVFSAAFVRTADGWNGAEVDLSEAEIVDDLGDAVQEHLGLGGDELALLCVEVEDEWFAIVRYQGDLEPRAFLSDAQAGVSDELGELFTELAGVAVDKETPDLGVRPAGDFELLSDLGLSPEELVELSMEEGALPGDTLSVIAERLAFADELDRLR is encoded by the coding sequence ATGCCCTCCAGACCATCAGGCAACGTGTTCTCCGCCGCCTTCGTCCGTACCGCGGACGGTTGGAACGGTGCGGAGGTCGATCTCAGCGAGGCCGAGATCGTCGACGACCTCGGCGACGCCGTCCAGGAGCACCTCGGGCTCGGCGGCGACGAGCTCGCCCTGCTGTGCGTGGAGGTGGAGGACGAATGGTTCGCGATCGTCCGCTACCAGGGTGATCTGGAGCCGCGCGCGTTCCTGTCCGACGCCCAGGCGGGAGTGTCCGATGAGCTGGGTGAGCTCTTCACCGAACTCGCCGGGGTCGCGGTCGACAAGGAGACCCCCGATCTCGGTGTACGGCCGGCCGGTGACTTCGAGCTGCTGAGCGACCTCGGCCTGAGCCCGGAGGAACTCGTCGAACTCAGCATGGAGGAAGGCGCCCTCCCGGGAGACACGCTCTCGGTGATCGCGGAGCGGCTGGCGTTCGCGGACGAGCTCGACCGGTTGCGGTGA
- the tadA gene encoding tRNA adenosine(34) deaminase TadA: MRLALREAASASARGEVPVGAVVLGPDGAVLARAGNDREAAVDPTAHAEVLALREAARARGEWRLTGCTLVVTLEPCTMCAGAAVLARVERVVYGAIDAKGGAVGSLWDVVRDRRLNHRPEVLPGVLADECAAVLTDFFAARRMREQ, from the coding sequence ATGCGGCTCGCCCTGCGGGAGGCCGCGTCCGCGTCCGCGCGTGGTGAGGTGCCGGTGGGCGCGGTCGTGCTCGGCCCGGACGGGGCGGTCCTGGCACGGGCCGGAAACGACAGGGAAGCCGCGGTCGACCCCACCGCGCACGCCGAGGTGCTCGCCCTGCGGGAGGCGGCGCGGGCACGCGGCGAGTGGCGGCTGACCGGCTGCACGCTCGTGGTCACGCTGGAACCCTGCACGATGTGTGCGGGAGCCGCGGTCCTGGCCAGGGTCGAGCGCGTCGTCTACGGCGCGATCGACGCCAAGGGCGGCGCCGTGGGCTCCCTCTGGGACGTCGTCCGGGACCGCCGGCTCAACCACCGGCCCGAGGTTCTCCCAGGAGTGCTCGCCGACGAGTGCGCGGCGGTTCTCACCGATTTCTTCGCCGCTCGCCGGATGCGCGAGCAGTAG
- a CDS encoding tyrosine-type recombinase/integrase encodes MYAYLAWLTTTGKAEPRQIEGYRRLYDRHVRGAILALADGTRIGPLGGLPVTEISTDLVQAWITWMGTRKYKRKGELVAYSPKTIANVHGGVISPALSWAARQKGVPIDTNPCVGVILPDRPGRPVPLEQVPTGLKIADWITIAYEVSQLAGDIVTLAMGTGLRWGEIIALRPRDIDLKRRLLTVAQVVKEDPQRRNYLAPYGKSEAAMRTIRIPESVVLMLKRRMKGLPKKTLLFSGARGGILNSSGWHQTHWSKVTVKATERDITTRATVHKMRHAHAVELLAANVSLDTVSKRLGHESIVVTSDLYSHLSPEADQRAADVVDQVMSGRRSASA; translated from the coding sequence GTGTATGCCTACCTCGCCTGGCTCACCACCACGGGCAAGGCCGAGCCGCGCCAGATCGAGGGCTACCGTCGGCTCTACGACCGGCACGTGCGCGGCGCGATCCTCGCCCTGGCGGACGGTACGCGCATCGGCCCGCTCGGCGGGCTCCCGGTGACCGAGATCAGCACCGACCTCGTGCAGGCGTGGATCACCTGGATGGGCACCCGCAAGTACAAGCGCAAGGGCGAGCTGGTCGCCTACAGCCCGAAGACGATCGCCAACGTGCACGGCGGTGTCATCAGCCCGGCGCTGTCCTGGGCGGCGCGACAGAAGGGCGTGCCGATCGACACCAACCCCTGCGTCGGCGTCATCCTGCCGGACCGGCCAGGACGGCCGGTGCCCCTGGAGCAGGTGCCGACCGGCCTGAAGATCGCCGACTGGATCACGATCGCGTATGAGGTAAGCCAGCTCGCCGGCGACATCGTCACCCTGGCCATGGGCACCGGGCTGCGGTGGGGCGAGATCATCGCCCTGCGGCCGAGGGACATCGACCTGAAGCGGCGGCTCCTCACCGTTGCCCAGGTCGTCAAGGAGGACCCCCAGCGGCGCAACTACCTCGCGCCGTACGGCAAGTCCGAGGCGGCCATGCGGACGATCCGCATCCCCGAATCCGTCGTGCTCATGCTCAAGCGGCGCATGAAGGGCCTGCCGAAGAAGACTCTGCTCTTCTCGGGCGCCCGCGGCGGCATCCTCAACTCCTCCGGCTGGCACCAGACCCACTGGTCCAAGGTCACCGTCAAGGCCACAGAACGGGACATCACGACCCGGGCGACCGTGCACAAGATGCGCCACGCGCACGCCGTCGAACTGCTCGCCGCGAACGTGTCGCTGGACACGGTGTCCAAGCGCCTCGGCCACGAGTCGATCGTGGTCACCAGCGACCTGTACAGCCACTTGTCGCCGGAAGCTGATCAGCGCGCCGCCGATGTCGTCGACCAGGTGATGAGCGGTAGGCGAAGCGCCTCGGCCTGA
- a CDS encoding UTRA domain-containing protein has product MTDKPWTSVSTPYIKPRQPGEPDAWAEEASQRGHAGTHQLRGVEEVRPPEEIAQALGLGPEDTVIVRRRLVLLDEQPVELADSYYPASIIRGSLLAENRKVPGEAVAMLAQLGHRPRSAEAPLKPWPTSGSLSNISRIGFPCGSPQHMRWKNWTYRSRFR; this is encoded by the coding sequence GTGACCGACAAGCCCTGGACCAGCGTTTCCACGCCCTACATCAAGCCACGCCAGCCGGGAGAGCCGGATGCCTGGGCCGAGGAGGCAAGCCAGCGAGGCCACGCCGGAACTCATCAGCTTCGCGGCGTGGAGGAAGTCCGGCCCCCAGAGGAGATCGCCCAAGCCCTCGGCCTGGGCCCCGAAGACACCGTCATCGTCCGCCGCCGCCTGGTTCTTCTGGACGAACAACCCGTAGAGCTCGCAGACTCCTACTACCCGGCATCGATCATTCGTGGCAGTCTCCTGGCCGAGAATCGTAAGGTCCCCGGGGAAGCCGTCGCCATGCTCGCCCAGCTCGGACACAGGCCACGAAGCGCGGAGGCGCCCCTCAAGCCTTGGCCGACCTCGGGTTCCCTCAGCAATATTTCAAGGATCGGATTTCCGTGCGGCAGCCCACAACACATGAGGTGGAAGAACTGGACCTACCGATCGAGGTTCCGGTAA